A genomic region of Micromonospora sp. NBRC 110009 contains the following coding sequences:
- a CDS encoding TlpA disulfide reductase family protein codes for MPYLVTGVVLASALGILNLLLSLAVIRRLREHTELLAAAGDEPGIIAAGQVPGEFTATDLDGGRLRRVDLTGEVLVGFFSTNCPACTEALPRFVTWAAAFPGGRRQVLAVVSSDEPTGGGLSATLTGVARVIVEEPDGALATAFRATASPGWCILDATGAVRDSGTGVRRLPAPVAA; via the coding sequence GTGCCCTACCTTGTCACCGGCGTCGTCCTGGCCTCCGCGTTGGGCATCCTCAACCTGTTGCTCAGCCTCGCGGTGATCCGACGTCTACGGGAACACACCGAGCTGCTGGCCGCGGCCGGCGACGAGCCAGGCATCATCGCGGCCGGGCAGGTGCCCGGCGAGTTCACGGCCACCGATCTCGACGGCGGGCGGCTACGGCGGGTGGACCTTACCGGTGAGGTGTTGGTCGGCTTCTTTTCGACGAACTGCCCGGCGTGCACGGAGGCGCTGCCCCGGTTCGTGACGTGGGCCGCCGCGTTCCCGGGCGGGCGCAGGCAGGTGCTCGCCGTGGTGAGCAGTGACGAGCCGACCGGCGGCGGGTTGTCCGCAACGCTGACCGGCGTGGCCCGGGTGATCGTCGAGGAGCCCGACGGTGCACTCGCCACGGCCTTCCGGGCCACCGCCTCTCCCGGCTGGTGCATCCTGGATGCGACCGGCGCCGTCCGGGACAGCGGTACCGGGGTGCGGCGGCTGCCCGCTCCCGTAGCGGCGTGA
- a CDS encoding ABC transporter ATP-binding protein, translating to MTRDVAGSRVDVRLAGAAAGLAYRSAPVTAVTQALLAVAAGLTPVAVGLLTKVVVDRLAGPDGGSVATVIGAAVGLAVAGVAVATLPHLLRHVEAEWRRATAVRAQAALYAAVNRLPGLSRLENPGFRDHLNLADEAGRNSPIAVVGGGLDLLRSVLTIVGFASTLALLNPWMVGLLALAAIPTAQAELRLSRQRAELMWRLSPVERRQFFYAELLIGLAAAKEIRLFNLGDLFGQRMLKELRVLNAANRRMDRRELVVQVVLAVAGAVAAGAGLVWAIQAARAGRLSIGDVTIFVAAVAGVQGAVATGIGRFASAHQALLQFAHYREVLTATPDLVLPTEPRPVSPLRQGIELRDVWFRYGEGQPWVLRGVDLTIPRGQTVALVGLNGAGKSTLVKLLARFYDPSQGSVHWDGVDFRDLSVSELRDRIGATFQDFMSYDLSAAENIGVGDVAALDDRERIVAAAQRAGAHDAVTALPHGYETQLTRLFTDPADRDDVGSGVLLSGGQWQRLALARSFLRADRDLLILDEPSAGLDAEAEAELHQRLRGLREGRTTLLISHRLGTVRDADHIVVLRDGVVAEQGSHAELLAAQGAYARLFNLQAAGYQPVAG from the coding sequence GTGACCCGGGACGTGGCCGGCAGCCGGGTGGACGTTCGGCTGGCCGGCGCGGCAGCCGGTCTCGCCTACCGGTCCGCGCCGGTGACGGCCGTGACGCAGGCCCTGCTCGCTGTCGCCGCCGGGCTCACCCCGGTCGCTGTCGGTCTCCTGACGAAGGTCGTCGTGGACCGGCTCGCCGGGCCGGACGGCGGGTCGGTGGCGACGGTGATCGGGGCGGCCGTCGGTCTCGCCGTCGCCGGGGTCGCCGTGGCCACCCTGCCGCACCTGCTGCGGCACGTGGAGGCCGAGTGGCGGAGGGCCACTGCGGTCCGGGCGCAGGCCGCCCTGTACGCCGCGGTGAACCGGCTGCCCGGGTTGAGCCGGCTGGAGAATCCGGGCTTCCGTGACCACCTCAACCTTGCCGACGAGGCGGGGCGGAACAGCCCGATCGCGGTCGTCGGCGGCGGTCTGGACCTGCTGCGCAGTGTGCTCACCATCGTTGGTTTCGCGAGCACGCTTGCGCTGCTCAATCCATGGATGGTCGGCCTACTCGCGTTGGCCGCCATCCCGACCGCGCAGGCCGAACTGCGGCTGTCCCGGCAACGGGCGGAGCTGATGTGGCGGCTCAGTCCCGTGGAACGGCGCCAGTTCTTCTATGCGGAGCTGTTGATCGGCCTGGCGGCGGCGAAGGAGATACGGCTGTTCAACCTGGGAGACCTGTTCGGCCAGCGGATGCTCAAGGAACTGCGCGTGCTCAACGCGGCCAACCGGCGGATGGACCGCAGGGAACTCGTTGTCCAGGTGGTGCTGGCCGTCGCCGGTGCCGTGGCCGCCGGCGCCGGTCTGGTCTGGGCCATCCAGGCCGCCCGCGCCGGTCGGCTGAGCATCGGCGACGTAACGATCTTCGTTGCCGCCGTGGCCGGGGTGCAGGGGGCGGTGGCGACGGGGATCGGCCGCTTCGCCAGCGCCCACCAGGCCCTGCTGCAGTTCGCCCACTACCGAGAGGTCTTGACCGCCACACCGGATCTGGTCCTGCCCACCGAGCCCAGGCCGGTATCGCCGCTGCGGCAGGGCATCGAGCTGCGCGACGTGTGGTTCCGGTACGGCGAGGGGCAGCCCTGGGTGCTGCGCGGCGTCGACCTGACCATTCCACGGGGACAGACCGTGGCGCTCGTCGGGCTCAACGGCGCCGGTAAGAGCACCCTGGTGAAGTTGCTGGCCCGGTTCTACGACCCGAGCCAGGGGAGCGTGCACTGGGACGGCGTGGACTTCCGCGACCTGTCCGTCAGCGAGCTGCGTGACCGGATCGGGGCGACCTTCCAGGACTTCATGTCCTATGACCTGTCAGCTGCGGAGAACATCGGCGTCGGGGACGTCGCGGCCCTCGATGACCGCGAACGGATCGTCGCCGCGGCCCAGCGGGCCGGCGCGCACGATGCCGTGACAGCGCTGCCGCACGGGTACGAGACCCAGTTGACCCGGCTCTTCACCGATCCCGCCGACCGCGACGACGTGGGCAGCGGAGTCCTGCTCTCCGGCGGGCAGTGGCAGCGCCTCGCGCTCGCCCGATCCTTCCTGCGCGCCGACCGCGATCTGTTGATCCTCGACGAACCCAGCGCCGGCCTGGACGCGGAGGCGGAGGCGGAGCTGCACCAACGGCTGCGCGGACTGCGCGAGGGGCGGACGACCCTGCTGATCTCGCACCGTCTGGGCACCGTCCGCGACGCCGACCATATCGTCGTGCTCCGCGACGGAGTGGTGGCCGAACAGGGCAGCCATGCCGAGTTGCTGGCGGCGCAGGGCGCGTACGCCCGGCTGTTCAACCTCCAGGCTGCCGGCTACCAACCGGTAGCGGGCTGA
- a CDS encoding S26 family signal peptidase: MVYALIAGSVGLTLGVLLIRLRRGWVLVTVEGRSMVPALAPGDHVLVRRIPPTSIQVGQMVVVEKPVDGAWPTPPLAGGASPSTDRSWIVKRAVAGPGDPVPADVIAAVGGGPGADDGPAAGDVPQVPSGYFVLLGDNRDASFDSRIFGFVPAARILGPVRRVVPR; the protein is encoded by the coding sequence ATGGTCTACGCCCTGATCGCCGGGTCCGTCGGACTGACGCTGGGTGTCCTCTTGATCCGGTTACGGCGTGGGTGGGTGCTGGTCACGGTGGAGGGCCGGTCCATGGTGCCGGCGCTGGCGCCGGGGGACCACGTCCTGGTCCGGCGCATCCCGCCGACGAGCATCCAGGTCGGGCAGATGGTCGTCGTCGAGAAGCCGGTCGACGGGGCGTGGCCTACGCCGCCGCTGGCCGGGGGTGCCTCGCCCTCGACCGACCGGAGCTGGATCGTGAAACGCGCGGTCGCCGGACCGGGCGATCCGGTGCCGGCCGATGTCATCGCCGCGGTCGGCGGCGGCCCCGGGGCCGACGACGGGCCGGCGGCGGGCGACGTACCGCAGGTTCCGTCCGGGTACTTCGTGCTGCTGGGCGACAACCGCGACGCCAGCTTCGACTCCCGGATCTTCGGGTTCGTCCCCGCCGCCCGAATCCTCGGACCGGTACGCCGCGTCGTGCCCCGGTAG
- a CDS encoding chorismate mutase, translated as MMTDVVESSGSLAPGERADGTDPTGAAASRTGTDDSAAAERIVAIRERIDEIDRTIIALWQERAALSQEVGATRMASGGTRLVLSREREILERFRQALGADGTQVALLLLRAGRGPL; from the coding sequence ATGATGACTGACGTGGTGGAGTCCAGCGGCAGCCTGGCGCCCGGCGAGCGGGCCGACGGCACGGACCCGACCGGGGCCGCGGCGTCCCGCACCGGCACCGACGACTCGGCGGCCGCCGAGCGGATCGTGGCCATCCGGGAGCGGATCGACGAGATCGACCGCACCATCATCGCGCTCTGGCAGGAGCGGGCCGCGCTGTCCCAGGAGGTCGGCGCCACCCGGATGGCCTCCGGCGGCACCCGGCTGGTGCTCTCCCGGGAGCGGGAGATCCTGGAGCGGTTCCGCCAGGCGCTCGGCGCGGACGGCACCCAGGTGGCGCTGCTGCTGCTCCGTGCCGGCCGGGGCCCTTTGTGA
- the pcrA gene encoding DNA helicase PcrA — translation MHPLFDIPVSPSAPESRSTPPRRNLAPSAARSDPQALLTGLNGPQRDAVTHAGSPLLIVAGAGSGKTRVLTNRIAYLLAARDVHPGEIIAITFTNKAAGEMKERVAALVGPRARLMWVSTFHSACVRILRAEHEHAGLKSTFSIYDADDSRRLMQLVARELDLDPKRYPARGLAAQVSNLKNELVDPEEFAGRAKGPNERALAEAYTLYQRRLREAHALDFDDLIMTTVHLLQSHPHVAESYRRRFRHVLVDEYQDTNHAQYVLIKELVSGTEGIPPAELCVVGDADQSIYAFRGATIRNILEFERDFTDARTILLEQNYRSTQTILNAANAVIDRNTSRKPKRLWSDAGAGEQIVGYVADTEHAEADWVAREIDRLVDEGDTRPGDVAVFYRTNAMSRVFEEVFIRVGLPYKVVGGVRFYERKEVRDALAYLRAVVNDDDTVSLRRILNTPRRGIGERAEACVEALASRDRISFGAALRRAKDAPGISTRAANGIAEFVALLDGARELAATGTPEEVLEALLTRSGYLTELEESLDPQDAGRVDNLQELVSVAREYTERIEALGAEDERATLAGFLEQVALVADADQVPSDDPDHQGVVTLMTLHTAKGLEFPVVFLSGLEDGVFPHLRSLGDSRELEEERRLAYVGITRARQRLYLSRAVTRSAWGAPAYNPPSRFLEELPTELVRWERTEGSYTSWAGGGGGVGGRADRAPGGRGGFTGGTPKAAQLAKRLGVDASRLATASELKQAPKVSAGDRVNHQRYGLGRVLAVEGHGPGARAQIDFGDQTMWLVLRHAPIDKL, via the coding sequence ATGCATCCTCTCTTCGACATCCCCGTGTCCCCGTCCGCGCCGGAGTCCCGGTCGACCCCGCCGCGCCGCAACCTCGCGCCGTCGGCCGCCCGGTCGGATCCGCAGGCCCTGCTCACCGGGCTGAACGGCCCCCAGCGGGACGCGGTCACCCACGCCGGCTCCCCGCTGCTGATCGTGGCCGGCGCCGGCTCCGGCAAGACCCGGGTGCTGACCAATCGGATCGCCTACCTGCTCGCCGCGCGGGACGTGCACCCGGGCGAGATCATCGCGATCACCTTCACCAACAAGGCCGCCGGCGAGATGAAGGAGCGGGTGGCCGCCCTGGTCGGCCCGCGCGCCCGGCTGATGTGGGTGTCGACCTTCCACTCGGCCTGTGTCCGGATCCTGCGCGCCGAGCACGAGCACGCCGGCCTCAAGTCGACCTTCTCGATCTACGACGCGGACGACTCCCGCCGGCTCATGCAGCTCGTCGCCCGCGAGCTGGACCTCGACCCGAAGCGCTACCCGGCGCGCGGCCTCGCGGCCCAGGTCTCCAACCTCAAGAACGAGCTGGTCGACCCGGAGGAGTTCGCCGGCCGGGCCAAGGGGCCCAACGAGCGGGCTCTGGCCGAGGCCTACACGCTCTACCAGCGGCGGCTGCGCGAGGCGCACGCGCTCGACTTCGACGACCTGATCATGACGACGGTGCACCTGCTCCAGTCTCACCCGCACGTGGCGGAGAGCTACCGGCGCCGGTTCCGGCACGTGCTGGTCGACGAGTACCAGGACACCAACCACGCCCAGTACGTGCTGATCAAGGAGCTGGTCTCCGGCACCGAGGGGATCCCGCCGGCCGAACTCTGCGTGGTGGGTGACGCCGACCAGTCGATCTACGCGTTCCGCGGCGCCACCATCCGCAACATCCTGGAGTTCGAGCGCGACTTCACCGACGCCCGGACGATCCTGCTGGAGCAGAACTACCGCTCCACCCAGACCATCCTCAACGCCGCCAACGCGGTGATCGACCGGAACACCTCCCGCAAGCCGAAGCGGCTGTGGAGCGACGCCGGGGCCGGCGAGCAGATCGTCGGCTATGTGGCCGACACCGAGCACGCCGAGGCGGACTGGGTGGCCCGCGAGATCGACCGGCTGGTCGACGAGGGCGACACGCGCCCGGGCGACGTGGCCGTCTTCTACCGCACCAACGCCATGTCCCGGGTCTTCGAGGAGGTCTTCATCCGGGTCGGCCTCCCCTACAAGGTGGTCGGCGGCGTGCGCTTCTACGAGCGCAAGGAGGTCCGGGACGCGCTGGCCTACCTCCGCGCCGTGGTCAACGACGACGACACGGTCAGCCTGCGCCGGATCCTCAACACCCCCCGCCGGGGCATCGGCGAGCGGGCCGAGGCGTGCGTGGAGGCGCTCGCCAGCCGGGACCGGATCTCCTTCGGGGCGGCGCTGCGCCGGGCCAAGGATGCGCCGGGGATCTCCACCCGGGCCGCGAACGGCATCGCCGAGTTCGTCGCCCTCCTCGACGGCGCCCGCGAGCTGGCCGCCACCGGCACCCCCGAGGAGGTGCTGGAGGCCCTGCTGACCCGCTCCGGCTACCTCACCGAGCTGGAGGAGAGCCTGGACCCGCAGGACGCCGGCCGGGTGGACAACCTCCAGGAGCTGGTCAGCGTCGCCCGCGAGTACACCGAGCGGATCGAGGCGCTGGGGGCGGAGGACGAGCGGGCCACCCTGGCCGGCTTCCTGGAGCAGGTGGCGCTGGTCGCCGACGCCGACCAGGTGCCCAGCGACGACCCCGACCACCAGGGCGTGGTCACCCTGATGACGCTGCACACGGCGAAGGGCCTGGAGTTCCCGGTCGTCTTCCTGAGCGGGCTGGAGGACGGCGTCTTCCCGCACCTGCGCTCGCTGGGCGACAGCCGGGAGCTGGAGGAGGAGCGCCGGCTCGCCTACGTGGGCATCACCCGGGCCCGGCAGCGCCTCTACCTGTCCCGAGCGGTCACCCGGTCGGCCTGGGGCGCGCCGGCCTACAACCCGCCCTCCCGGTTCCTGGAGGAGTTGCCGACGGAGCTGGTGCGCTGGGAGCGCACGGAGGGGTCGTACACCTCATGGGCCGGCGGGGGCGGCGGTGTCGGCGGCCGCGCGGACCGCGCGCCCGGCGGGCGCGGCGGCTTCACCGGGGGTACGCCGAAGGCGGCGCAGCTCGCCAAGCGGCTCGGGGTGGACGCCAGCCGGCTCGCCACGGCCAGCGAGCTGAAGCAGGCGCCGAAGGTCTCGGCGGGGGACCGGGTCAACCACCAGCGCTACGGCCTGGGCCGGGTGCTGGCCGTCGAGGGGCACGGCCCGGGCGCCCGGGCGCAGATCGACTTCGGCGACCAGACCATGTGGCTGGTGCTCCGGCACGCCCCGATCGACAAGCTCTGA
- a CDS encoding M23 family metallopeptidase, giving the protein MKVPVQEDSSIQNENTQDTPARHRRTRPARRTAYFIIGAVALVGLGLGGVSVVTADHGTPTPTAVDFDARARAEAAARADRSVREPAVPATPSATPVSPSPSPTTASPKPTRTVKPSPKKTSKPKPTWVIPMKGATITSCYGQRWGTLHAGIDFAMPAGTPIHAAAAGTVVKAGDAGDGYGNSVFIDHHNGYLTHYAHQSRLIVSVGDKVSAGQVIGYEGATGDATGPHLHFEVHKGAMWNQIDPAPFLRARGIDVAC; this is encoded by the coding sequence ATGAAGGTCCCCGTGCAGGAAGACAGCTCCATCCAGAACGAGAACACCCAGGACACCCCCGCCCGGCACCGGCGCACGCGTCCGGCCCGGCGCACCGCATACTTCATCATCGGCGCGGTCGCCCTGGTCGGCCTCGGTCTCGGCGGCGTCTCCGTCGTCACCGCCGACCACGGCACCCCGACCCCCACCGCCGTCGACTTCGACGCCCGGGCCCGCGCCGAGGCCGCCGCACGAGCCGACCGCTCGGTCCGCGAGCCGGCCGTCCCGGCCACCCCGTCCGCCACCCCGGTCAGCCCGTCGCCGAGCCCGACCACGGCCAGCCCGAAGCCGACGAGGACCGTCAAGCCCAGCCCGAAGAAGACCAGCAAGCCGAAGCCGACCTGGGTCATCCCGATGAAGGGCGCCACGATCACCTCCTGCTACGGGCAGCGGTGGGGCACGCTGCACGCCGGCATCGACTTCGCGATGCCCGCCGGCACCCCGATCCACGCCGCCGCGGCGGGCACCGTGGTCAAGGCGGGTGACGCCGGCGACGGGTACGGCAACTCGGTCTTCATCGACCACCACAACGGCTACCTGACCCACTACGCCCACCAGAGCCGCCTCATCGTGAGCGTCGGCGACAAGGTGAGCGCGGGCCAGGTCATCGGCTACGAGGGCGCCACCGGCGACGCCACCGGCCCGCACCTGCACTTCGAGGTGCACAAGGGCGCCATGTGGAACCAGATCGACCCGGCGCCGTTCCTGCGCGCCCGGGGCATCGACGTGGCCTGCTGA
- a CDS encoding M23 family metallopeptidase, producing MRQRLSSEPDRYRGRRRVPTPPRSRYAAVVTTAFVGAGLVALGANALPDAKSVSPSVLDELKQASVTSQDAAARADSANVATRDGRAESKASTEQDVWLLPLHGYDFNSPYGMRWGKLHTGIDLVAPEGTPYVAIHDGTVTKAGWFGGYGYAVIVQHADGSEAIYGHSSAINVQEGQQVKAGDQLGLVGNTGHSYGSHLHLEIHVNGQPLDPVPWLAERGVDIKLQVEAIYADVAAS from the coding sequence GTGCGCCAGCGCCTGTCGTCTGAGCCCGATAGATATCGCGGCCGCCGCCGCGTACCCACCCCCCCGCGGAGCCGCTACGCGGCGGTGGTGACCACCGCCTTCGTGGGCGCCGGCCTCGTCGCCCTCGGCGCGAACGCCCTCCCCGACGCCAAGAGCGTCAGCCCGTCGGTCCTCGACGAACTCAAGCAGGCCTCGGTCACCAGCCAGGACGCCGCGGCCCGGGCCGACTCCGCCAACGTCGCCACGCGCGACGGCCGCGCCGAGAGCAAGGCCTCCACCGAGCAGGACGTCTGGCTGCTCCCCCTGCACGGCTACGACTTCAACTCGCCCTACGGCATGCGCTGGGGCAAGCTGCACACCGGCATCGACCTGGTCGCCCCGGAGGGCACGCCCTACGTGGCGATCCACGACGGCACGGTCACCAAGGCCGGCTGGTTCGGCGGCTACGGCTACGCGGTGATCGTCCAGCACGCGGACGGCAGCGAGGCCATCTACGGCCACTCCTCCGCGATCAACGTGCAGGAGGGCCAGCAGGTCAAGGCGGGCGACCAGCTCGGCCTGGTCGGCAACACCGGCCACTCCTACGGCTCCCACCTGCACCTGGAGATCCATGTCAACGGGCAGCCGCTGGACCCGGTGCCGTGGCTCGCGGAGCGCGGGGTGGACATCAAGCTGCAAGTCGAGGCAATCTACGCCGACGTAGCCGCGTCCTGA
- a CDS encoding cobalamin B12-binding domain-containing protein → MSSRIRVVVAKPGLDGHDRGAKVVARALRDAGMEVIYTGLHQTPEQIVETAIQEDADAVGLSVLSGAHMTLFKRVLELLAERDATDIVVFGGGIIPDADIPELEQLGVAKIFTPGATTQSIVDWVRENVAQPVA, encoded by the coding sequence ATGAGCTCTCGTATCCGGGTCGTCGTCGCGAAGCCCGGCCTGGACGGCCACGACCGGGGCGCGAAGGTGGTCGCGCGCGCCCTGCGGGACGCCGGCATGGAGGTCATCTACACCGGCCTGCACCAGACGCCGGAGCAGATCGTGGAGACCGCGATCCAGGAGGACGCCGACGCCGTCGGCCTGTCCGTGCTCTCCGGCGCGCACATGACCCTCTTCAAGCGGGTACTGGAGCTGCTCGCCGAGCGCGACGCCACCGACATCGTGGTCTTCGGCGGCGGCATCATCCCGGACGCCGACATCCCCGAGCTGGAGCAGCTCGGCGTCGCGAAGATCTTCACCCCGGGCGCGACCACCCAGTCCATCGTCGACTGGGTCCGGGAGAACGTCGCCCAGCCGGTGGCCTGA
- the sucC gene encoding ADP-forming succinate--CoA ligase subunit beta has translation MDLYEYQGRDLFERHGLPVLAGGVATTPEEARAIAERLGGRVVVKAQVKVGGRGKAGGVKLAEGAEETVARATDILGMDIKGHTVHKVMITVTADVAEEYYFSYLLDRANRTFLCIASVAGGMDIEQVAAETPEKVVKAPIDANTGVDEAKAREIVSAAGFPAEVADQVVEVAVKLWQAFVAEDATLVEVNPLAKTKDGKLLLLDAKITLDENAAFRHPDHEALVDQASVDPLEQAAKEKDLNYVKLDGEVGIIGNGAGLVMSTLDVVAYAGERHGGVKPANFLDIGGGASAAVMANGLEIVLSDPSVKSVFVNVFGGITACDAVANGIVQALGLLEQRGEKVTKPLVVRLDGNNAEAGRAILDGANNPLIERVDTMDGAAERAAELAAAGV, from the coding sequence GTGGACCTGTACGAGTACCAGGGGCGGGACCTGTTCGAGCGGCACGGGTTGCCCGTGCTCGCCGGCGGCGTCGCCACTACCCCGGAGGAGGCCCGCGCGATCGCCGAGCGCCTCGGCGGCCGGGTGGTCGTCAAGGCGCAGGTGAAGGTCGGCGGCCGCGGCAAGGCCGGCGGCGTGAAGCTGGCCGAGGGCGCGGAGGAGACGGTGGCCCGGGCCACCGACATCCTCGGCATGGACATCAAGGGTCACACGGTCCACAAGGTCATGATCACCGTGACCGCGGACGTGGCCGAGGAGTACTACTTCTCGTACCTGCTCGACCGGGCGAACCGCACCTTCCTCTGCATCGCCAGCGTCGCCGGCGGCATGGACATCGAGCAGGTCGCCGCCGAGACCCCGGAGAAGGTCGTCAAGGCCCCGATCGACGCCAACACCGGCGTGGACGAGGCGAAGGCGCGGGAGATCGTCAGCGCGGCCGGCTTCCCGGCCGAGGTCGCCGACCAGGTCGTCGAGGTCGCGGTCAAGCTGTGGCAGGCGTTCGTCGCCGAGGACGCCACGCTGGTCGAGGTCAACCCGCTGGCCAAGACCAAGGACGGCAAGCTGCTGCTGCTGGACGCCAAGATCACCCTGGACGAGAACGCCGCGTTCCGGCACCCGGACCACGAGGCCCTGGTCGACCAGGCCTCGGTGGACCCGCTGGAGCAGGCGGCCAAGGAGAAGGACCTCAACTACGTCAAGCTCGACGGCGAGGTCGGCATCATCGGCAACGGCGCGGGCCTGGTCATGTCCACCCTCGACGTGGTGGCGTACGCGGGCGAGCGGCACGGCGGCGTCAAGCCGGCCAACTTCCTCGACATCGGCGGCGGCGCGAGCGCCGCGGTGATGGCGAACGGCCTGGAGATCGTCCTCTCCGACCCGTCGGTGAAGAGCGTCTTCGTCAACGTCTTCGGCGGCATCACCGCCTGCGACGCGGTGGCCAACGGCATCGTGCAGGCGCTGGGGCTGCTGGAGCAGCGGGGCGAGAAGGTCACCAAGCCGCTCGTCGTCCGCCTCGACGGCAACAACGCCGAGGCCGGTCGGGCGATCCTCGACGGCGCGAACAACCCGCTGATCGAGCGGGTCGACACCATGGATGGCGCGGCCGAGCGGGCCGCCGAGCTGGCCGCTGCGGGGGTCTGA
- the sucD gene encoding succinate--CoA ligase subunit alpha gives MAIWLTKDSKVIVQGMTGSEGSKHTRRMLAAGTNVVGGTNPRKAGQKVDFDGTELPVFATVADAMKETGADVTVIFVPPQFTKAAVIEAIDAGIDLAVVITEGVPVHDTAAFWAYNVAKGERTRIIGPNCPGIASPGASNAGIIPADITGSGRIGLVSKSGTLTYQMMYELRDIGFSTCVGIGGDPIIGTTHIDALAAFEADPETDAIVMIGEIGGDAEERAAEFIKANVTKPVVGYIAGFTAPPGKTMGHAGAIISGSAGTADAKKAALEAVGVKVGKTPTETANLMREIMSNR, from the coding sequence ATGGCAATCTGGCTGACCAAGGACTCGAAGGTCATCGTGCAGGGGATGACCGGCTCCGAGGGTTCCAAGCACACCCGGCGGATGCTTGCCGCCGGCACCAACGTCGTCGGCGGCACCAACCCGCGCAAGGCGGGCCAGAAGGTCGACTTCGACGGCACGGAGCTGCCGGTCTTCGCGACCGTCGCCGACGCCATGAAGGAGACCGGGGCCGACGTCACGGTCATCTTCGTCCCGCCGCAGTTCACCAAGGCCGCGGTGATCGAGGCGATCGACGCCGGCATCGACCTGGCCGTGGTGATCACCGAGGGCGTGCCGGTGCACGACACCGCCGCGTTCTGGGCGTACAACGTGGCCAAGGGCGAGCGGACCCGGATCATCGGCCCGAACTGCCCGGGCATCGCCTCGCCGGGCGCCTCCAACGCCGGCATCATCCCGGCCGACATCACCGGCTCCGGCCGGATCGGCCTGGTCAGCAAGAGCGGCACGCTGACCTACCAGATGATGTACGAGCTGCGGGACATCGGCTTCTCGACCTGCGTCGGCATCGGCGGCGACCCGATCATCGGGACCACCCACATCGACGCCCTGGCCGCGTTCGAGGCGGACCCGGAGACCGACGCCATCGTGATGATCGGTGAGATCGGCGGCGACGCCGAGGAGCGGGCCGCCGAGTTCATCAAGGCCAACGTCACCAAGCCGGTGGTCGGCTACATCGCCGGCTTCACCGCCCCGCCCGGCAAGACCATGGGCCACGCCGGCGCCATCATCTCCGGCTCGGCGGGCACCGCCGACGCGAAGAAGGCGGCGCTGGAGGCGGTCGGCGTCAAGGTCGGCAAGACCCCGACCGAGACCGCCAACCTGATGCGGGAGATCATGTCCAACCGCTGA
- a CDS encoding DUF4190 domain-containing protein produces the protein MNAPYPPPPPPPAAGRDRTTLWGVLGIIFGLLCCGILGIVFGYLSIRDAKRFGRSQLLGWLAIAFGVINIITSAIIRARGSYYYPYWYR, from the coding sequence GTGAACGCTCCGTATCCGCCGCCGCCACCGCCGCCGGCCGCCGGCCGGGACCGGACCACCCTGTGGGGCGTCCTGGGGATCATCTTCGGTCTGCTGTGCTGCGGCATCCTCGGCATCGTCTTCGGCTACCTGTCGATCCGGGACGCGAAGCGCTTCGGGCGGTCCCAACTGCTCGGCTGGCTGGCCATCGCGTTCGGCGTCATCAACATCATCACCAGCGCGATCATCCGGGCCCGGGGGAGCTACTACTACCCGTACTGGTACCGCTGA